In Synechococcus sp. PCC 6312, one genomic interval encodes:
- a CDS encoding pentapeptide repeat-containing protein, with the protein MSNPKGYSLNSNVKRVFWSIFFGILLWIGLTRPGLADEHPLLTLETLQQRLQNPMTLDGKPTIDLRQFQIDLRPENAPFRDQFYSLLATQLQRAGKAWGLDLSDAVIRGDWQFGALGVRLPLTGQALAPNFSAAEQAQFNQDRQRLFQLSRLSRSLLSQDYREDDLQLRLWRGAVYLNRTQFQGLVSGRNTFFLGAIQGQNADFFGKSDWSGSRFSQACNWSGSQFHQASNWRGTIFFRKINLTQTRWQQSVDFSNSEFRDSANFSRVIFEQSATFSRSQWQGNADFSQTRWLGTVNFNRSQWQKSVFFPEASFNQMISFRGMQLQEKMNLRAATILNQLDLSDASFSPQAKINIPDLEFDAKTAQILGTPGKIGAIFTLPSYRNNQTVIRNLVRNFRQLEQIQDANAIELMGQLRHWQELSRTLWQRNLNQLSESQLQQLGFTPSQTAQVLAQRAQKPFTDLSDLLNRNVIDLATYVKLQAKVNVVPALSLTAYWGYLWQWLGLSLLLAFTAYGSRFGLIFGVGLVAIAYFALVFWAVDRIRRWRPTPILPGLVETMVMILGGISLGLVGSSLVMRSAVNPGLTWLCLVMFLVPIPLVLTLIIYLKGRYHDLMTISYFVEDGSQRQFRLLIGRLPIMPRFPFFRERYEPILWGRRWTGLNYFDLSLINFLKFGFNDVRLRDQQLPGLVGSLVWYQWGLGLPYIGLLFWTLSRTIPGLNLFIYF; encoded by the coding sequence ATGTCTAACCCAAAGGGATATTCTCTCAATAGCAATGTTAAGAGAGTCTTTTGGAGTATCTTTTTTGGTATTTTACTTTGGATAGGTTTAACCCGGCCAGGCCTAGCCGATGAACATCCTTTATTGACCCTTGAGACACTTCAACAACGGCTCCAAAATCCAATGACTTTAGATGGCAAACCCACTATAGATCTAAGACAATTTCAAATTGATTTACGTCCCGAAAATGCCCCCTTTCGCGACCAATTCTATTCCTTGCTGGCAACCCAATTACAACGCGCGGGCAAGGCCTGGGGCCTGGATTTAAGTGATGCGGTGATCCGTGGTGATTGGCAGTTTGGGGCCTTGGGAGTGCGCTTACCCTTAACAGGCCAGGCCCTAGCTCCTAATTTTTCTGCTGCTGAACAAGCTCAATTTAATCAGGATCGGCAACGATTATTCCAGTTGAGTCGCTTATCCCGATCACTGTTAAGTCAAGATTACCGTGAAGATGATTTACAACTGCGCTTATGGCGGGGAGCCGTCTATCTCAACCGAACCCAATTCCAGGGCCTAGTTTCTGGACGAAATACCTTCTTTCTCGGAGCAATCCAAGGGCAGAATGCAGATTTTTTCGGCAAGTCCGACTGGTCTGGGAGTCGCTTCAGCCAGGCCTGTAATTGGAGTGGGAGTCAATTTCATCAGGCCAGTAATTGGCGCGGCACGATCTTTTTTCGGAAAATCAACTTGACCCAAACTCGCTGGCAGCAATCCGTTGACTTTAGTAATAGTGAATTTCGTGACAGTGCTAATTTTAGTCGCGTCATTTTCGAGCAGTCCGCCACCTTTTCCCGTTCACAATGGCAAGGTAATGCAGATTTTAGTCAAACCCGCTGGTTAGGAACGGTTAATTTTAATCGTAGTCAGTGGCAGAAATCGGTATTTTTTCCAGAGGCCAGCTTTAACCAGATGATCAGTTTTCGGGGGATGCAACTCCAAGAAAAAATGAATCTGCGGGCTGCGACCATTCTCAACCAACTTGATCTCAGTGATGCCAGCTTTAGTCCCCAGGCCAAAATTAATATTCCTGACCTGGAGTTTGATGCCAAAACTGCCCAAATATTGGGAACTCCGGGCAAAATCGGGGCCATCTTCACCCTGCCTAGCTACCGCAACAATCAAACCGTTATTCGTAATCTAGTCCGTAACTTCCGCCAGTTGGAACAAATTCAAGATGCCAATGCCATTGAACTCATGGGCCAACTCCGCCACTGGCAAGAACTCAGCCGCACCCTTTGGCAACGGAATTTGAATCAACTCTCTGAGTCTCAATTACAGCAGCTAGGATTTACACCATCGCAGACCGCGCAAGTTCTCGCCCAGCGGGCCCAAAAACCCTTTACGGATCTCAGTGACTTACTTAACCGGAATGTGATTGATCTGGCCACCTATGTCAAACTCCAGGCCAAGGTAAATGTTGTTCCGGCGCTCTCCTTAACTGCCTATTGGGGGTATCTCTGGCAATGGTTGGGCTTGAGTTTACTGTTAGCTTTTACGGCCTACGGGAGTCGGTTTGGATTAATCTTTGGGGTGGGCTTGGTCGCGATTGCCTATTTTGCCTTGGTCTTTTGGGCCGTGGATCGGATTAGACGGTGGCGGCCAACTCCCATCCTGCCAGGCCTGGTGGAAACAATGGTCATGATTTTAGGCGGGATCAGCTTGGGGTTAGTCGGGAGTAGTTTAGTCATGCGTTCTGCCGTCAATCCGGGGTTAACGTGGCTTTGTTTAGTCATGTTTCTTGTGCCAATTCCCCTCGTTTTAACGCTGATTATCTATCTCAAAGGTCGCTATCATGACCTGATGACCATTAGTTATTTCGTGGAAGATGGCAGTCAGCGGCAGTTTCGCCTCCTCATTGGTCGCTTACCGATTATGCCGAGATTTCCATTTTTTCGGGAACGCTATGAGCCAATTCTCTGGGGTCGCCGCTGGACAGGACTAAACTATTTCGACCTCAGTTTAATTAACTTTCTCAAATTTGGCTTTAATGATGTGCGCTTGCGAGATCAACAGTTACCTGGCCTGGTCGGAAGTTTGGTTTGGTATCAGTGGGGCCTGGGTTTACCCTACATTGGCCTGCTGTTCTGGACCTTATCCCGCACCATTCCCGGCCTGAATTTATTTATTTATTTTTAA